One window of Quercus robur chromosome 5, dhQueRobu3.1, whole genome shotgun sequence genomic DNA carries:
- the LOC126727298 gene encoding (3S,6E)-nerolidol synthase 1-like: MALSTKAFFASSNPPVAPKRIPQTGNANPFSLTSLPSGPKWSIAHEHALASTPLKRQNYGIKYDTGDFSLKHAKKLKVCGHLLRELGENPVEGLKMIDAVQRLGIDYYFQEEIGTILHRQYVESSAHDDSGHCLNEVALRFRLLRQQGYHVPADVFNCFKDKEGMFNKEVKEDINGLMGLFEASQLCIEGENTLVEAGDFSRQLLNEWMSHLDYNQAKVVGNTLRHPYHRSLARFMAKNFFDNIQGTSGWFNDFQQLAKMDFNVVQSKYRKEIVQISKWWSDLGLAEELEFARDQPLKWYICSMACLTDPELSDQRIDLTKPISFIYIIDDIFDVHGTLEELTLFTEAINKWDFTGLEQLPEYMKICFNALSDITNEISHKIYQKHGWNPQDSLRKTWATLCNAFLVEARWFASGHSPKSEEYLKNGVISSGVHVVLVHIFYLLGQHMTKETTAIVDSIPDIMSSAATILRLWDDLGSATDESQDGHDGSYIEYYMKEHQGSSVNEAREKVVNKISDAWKRLNKECLSPNPFPETFTKASLNLARLVPLLYSYDDNHSLPSLEAYMKSMFYETVSVQGIQK, translated from the exons ATGGCATTGTCTACTAAAGCTTTCTTTGCTTCCTCCAATCCTCCAGTTGCTCCAAAAAGAATTCCACAAACTGGCAATGCAAACCCATTTAGCCTGACCTCTTTGCCTAGTGGTCCCAAATGGAGCATTGCCCATGAGCACGCATTGGCTTCTACACCCTTAAAGCGTCAAAACTATGGAATTAAATATGACACA GGTGATTTTAGTCTCAAACACgctaaaaaattgaaagtatGCGGACATCTGCTGAGGGAACTAGGAGAAAATCCAGTTGAAGGTCTAAAAATGATTGATGCTGTCCAACGCTTGGGCATAGACTACTATTTCCAGGAGGAGATTGGAACAATTTTACATAGGCAATATGTAGAATCTAGTGCTCATGATGACTCTGGTCATTGTCTAAATGAGGTTGCACTACGCTTCCGCCTATTGAGACAACAAGGATACCATGTACCTGCTG ATGTATTTAACTGCTTCAAAGACAAGGAGGGAATGTTTAACAAAGAAGTGAAAGAAGACATCAATGGATTGATGGGTTTATTTGAAGCTTCACAGCTATGTATAGAAGGTGAAAACACACTTGTTGAAGCTGGAGACTTTAGTCGGCAGCTCCTAAATGAATGGATGAGCCATCTTGATTACAACCAAGCCAAAGTTGTAGGAAATACTCTGAGGCATCCTTATCACAGGAGCTTGGCAAGGTTTATGGCCAAAAACTTTTTTGATAATATCCAAGGGACAAGTGGATGGTTTAATGATTTTCAGCAATTAGCAAAAATGGATTTCAATGTGGTCCAATCAAAGTACCGAaaagaaattgttcaaatttCCAA ATGGTGGAGTGATCTTGGGTTAGCTGAGGAATTAGAATTTGCCAGGGACCAACCACTTAAATGGTACATTTGTTCCATGGCCTGTCTTACAGATCCAGAGTTGTCAGACCAAAGGATTGACCTCACAAAACCCATTTCTTTTATCTACATAATAGATGACATTTTCGATGTTCATGGCACACTTGAGGAACTCACTCTCTTCACAGAAGCTATCAACAA ATGGGATTTTACTGGTCTTGAGCAATTACCCGAATACATGAAGATTTGCTTCAATGCTCTTAGTGACATTACAAATGAAATTAGCCACAAGATATATCAAAAGCATGGATGGAACCCCCAAGACTCACTAAGAAAGACG TGGGCAACTTTGTGCAATGCATTCCTAGTGGAAGCACGGTGGTTTGCTTCTGGGCACTCACCAAAATCAGAAGAATATTTGAAGAATGGAGTTATTAGTTCTGGGGTACATGTGGTACTAGTTCACATTTTCTATCTTTTGGGTCAACATATGACCAAAGAAACTACAGCTATTGTCGATAGCATTCCGGACATTATGTCTTCTGCGGCCACAATTCTTCGGCTCTGGGATGACTTGGGAAGTGCCACA GATGAGAGTCAAGATGGGCACGATGGATCGTACATAGAGTACTATATGAAGGAACACCAAGGCTCTTCTGTCAATGAGGCAAGAGAGAAGGTTGTCAACAAGATTTCTGACGCATGGAAGCGACTTAACAAAGAGTGTCTGTCTCCAAATCCATTTCCAGAAACGTTCACTAAGGCTTCTCTTAATCTTGCAAGATTAGTTCCTTTGTTGTATAGTTATGACGACAACCATAGCCTTCCAAGCCTTGAGGCTTATATGAAATCCATGTTTTATGAGACTGTGTCTGTGCAGGgcatccaaaaataa